The Ziziphus jujuba cultivar Dongzao chromosome 7, ASM3175591v1 genome includes a region encoding these proteins:
- the LOC107424454 gene encoding protein FD isoform X2, which produces MLSSTGGEKTHHSKTNKCLSPTLFSSLRPTPQRTMEEVWKDINLCSLPETGPAIRLYNTSNGNPNHPSSSSDFRNMILQDFLARPFANNNNNNKPPPPPPTTTVDVSTATTNETTLYTALPPPATALSLNSGPDHFHFLDNSGHPALATSDSCNLHANSNNSNVSSFSCPFEALAASSPSFGKKRFPELESGSGDRRHKRMIKNRESAARSRARKQECICPKLLIPMSWSLKLHIYWKRMQDSKDSKNSRQYCQAATAQLPKKKTLQRTSTAPF; this is translated from the exons ATGTTGTCATCAACGGGTGGTGAAAAAACCCACCACTCCAAAACCAACAAGTGTCTCTCTCCCACGTTATTCTCTTCACTTAGACCGACACCGCAAAGAACCATGGAAGAAGTCTGGAAGGACATCAATCTGTGTTCTCTTCCCGAAACTGGTCCAGCAATCAGGCTTTACAATACTAGTAATGGTAATCCCAACCACCCATCTTCATCCTCAGACTTCCGTAATATGATCCTCCAAGATTTCCTCGCACGCCCATttgccaataataataataacaataaaccaccaccaccgccaccGACAACCACCGTCGACGTCTCCACCGCCACCACCAACGAAACCACCCTCTATACTGCACTGCCTCCTCCGGCCACGGCTCTGAGCTTGAATTCCGGTCCCGATCACTTTCATTTTCTTGATAACTCTGGCCACCCTGCTCTTGCTACGTCTGATTCTTGTAATTTACACGCCAACAGCAACAACAGCaatgtttcttctttttcatgtcCGTTTGAGGCTTTGGCCGCCTCTTCTCCATCTTTTGGGAAAAAAAGGTTCCCGGAATTGGAATCCGGTTCCGGTGACCGCCGGCATAAGCGTATGATCAAGAACCGTGAGTCAGCTGCTCGATCAAGAGCTAGAAAGCAGGAATGCATCTGTCCAAAAct GCTTATACCAATGAGTTGGAGCTTGAAGTTGCACATTTACTGGAAGAGAATGCAAGACTCAAAAGACAGCAAGAACAg TCGTCAGTATTGTCAAGCAGCGACTGCTCAACTTCCCAAAAAGAAAACGCTACAGCGAACGTCAACGGCTCCATTTTAA
- the LOC107424454 gene encoding protein FD isoform X1, which translates to MLSSTGGEKTHHSKTNKCLSPTLFSSLRPTPQRTMEEVWKDINLCSLPETGPAIRLYNTSNGNPNHPSSSSDFRNMILQDFLARPFANNNNNNKPPPPPPTTTVDVSTATTNETTLYTALPPPATALSLNSGPDHFHFLDNSGHPALATSDSCNLHANSNNSNVSSFSCPFEALAASSPSFGKKRFPELESGSGDRRHKRMIKNRESAARSRARKQECICPKLLIPMSWSLKLHIYWKRMQDSKDSKNSIVKQRLLNFPKRKRYSERQRLHFKKSQIDRQRVRAFVKSSLFGAWLFNCGFYFLCLVWQMGFPLCHI; encoded by the exons ATGTTGTCATCAACGGGTGGTGAAAAAACCCACCACTCCAAAACCAACAAGTGTCTCTCTCCCACGTTATTCTCTTCACTTAGACCGACACCGCAAAGAACCATGGAAGAAGTCTGGAAGGACATCAATCTGTGTTCTCTTCCCGAAACTGGTCCAGCAATCAGGCTTTACAATACTAGTAATGGTAATCCCAACCACCCATCTTCATCCTCAGACTTCCGTAATATGATCCTCCAAGATTTCCTCGCACGCCCATttgccaataataataataacaataaaccaccaccaccgccaccGACAACCACCGTCGACGTCTCCACCGCCACCACCAACGAAACCACCCTCTATACTGCACTGCCTCCTCCGGCCACGGCTCTGAGCTTGAATTCCGGTCCCGATCACTTTCATTTTCTTGATAACTCTGGCCACCCTGCTCTTGCTACGTCTGATTCTTGTAATTTACACGCCAACAGCAACAACAGCaatgtttcttctttttcatgtcCGTTTGAGGCTTTGGCCGCCTCTTCTCCATCTTTTGGGAAAAAAAGGTTCCCGGAATTGGAATCCGGTTCCGGTGACCGCCGGCATAAGCGTATGATCAAGAACCGTGAGTCAGCTGCTCGATCAAGAGCTAGAAAGCAGGAATGCATCTGTCCAAAAct GCTTATACCAATGAGTTGGAGCTTGAAGTTGCACATTTACTGGAAGAGAATGCAAGACTCAAAAGACAGCAAGAACAg TATTGTCAAGCAGCGACTGCTCAACTTCCCAAAAAGAAAACGCTACAGCGAACGTCAACGGCTCCATTTTAAGAAATCTCAGATAGACAGACAGAGAGTGAGAGCCTTCGTTAAAAGCAGTCTCTTTGGAGCTTGGTTATTTAATTGTGGTTTCTACTTTCTATGTCTTGTGTGGCAAATGGGTTTTCCTTTATGCCATATATAA